The Novipirellula aureliae genome segment TGCGCGGTGTCATCGGAAGGCAAGGCGCAAACGAGCATTTTCCGCATATTTATTACATGGTTCCGTTTCTGGTCATTTTCCTGCCATCTTCAGGCGTGGAGCCCGGAAATTGTTCGTTTTCCTGCCAATGATGCCGTTGGCTTTCTTGCCAGTTGTTCTATAGTTTCTCGAATGGAGCTTGCTGCAGGAAGCGCGCCGACCCGAACCAAGGTGTCCTGCTCAAGCTAGATATGGCTGCCAGTCCTGACTCCCTACGCCACTTTCAATTTGGATATCGCTCTAGAGATCAGTCAAAACGTTCATTTTGTTCAATTCACAACTCGTTGAAAGAGTTTAGACGTGGCAGTTCGACTTCCCCATTTTTCGCCAAAACAAATTGCGGATGCTTTGCAGGTTAGCGAATCCTCCATCAAGCGATGGTGTGATCGCGGTGATATTCCGACCATCCGAACGCTTGGCGGGCATCGCCGAATTACGATTGAGGGACTTCAGCAATTTCTTCGCGATACCGACCGCGTGCTGGTCAATCCCGATGTGCTGGGTTTGCCATCCCTGGCGCCGGGACGAGACGATCGGATCCCTGGTGAGCAAGATCCGAACCAATGCGAATTTCGTTGTGCTTTGGTAGCGGGCGATTTCGAGAAGTGTTGGAAATTGTTGGAAAACCGAATTGAGACTGGCGTCTCCCGTTGGCAAGCTGCCGAAAGTTTGATCACCGACGCAATGTATGGGATTGGCGAGGCTTGGGGTTGCAACGAGTTAGACGTGTATCAAGAACGTCGCGCCTGCGATCTCTGCATAAAGTTGATAGTAAGGTTAGTCGAACAAATCGCAGCGCCATCCAAGGGGGCACCGGTGGCGATCGGCGGGGCACCTGAGGGAGATCATTATCAATTGCCGACCGCATTGGTTAAATTGGCACTCCGCGAAGCGGGCTGGAAGGCGATCAATCTGGGCAGCAATTTGCCGTTGGATAGCTTCCTGCAGGCGGCTCATGACTACAAAGCTGAATTGGTTTGGATGAGCATTTCGGCGATCCAAGAACCGGAACGATTCATCGCCGAAGAGAACCGATTGGCCCGGTTACTGGGCGATCATGTTTCGCTATTCATTGGCGGACAAGCGTTATCGGTTTCGTTTCGAGCAAGACTTCGCTACACCGTCTGTTGCGAGAGCCTTCGTCAAATCGTTGATTTTTCAACGATCACTCGCTCCTCCTCGCCGCACGAGAGAGTCGTGCGCTAAGCACTCACTCGCCATGCGGCACTTGTCCATCACGCTCTCCGCATTTGCTGCGGTCGGGCCATCCTGGGATGCCGTCCGTAGTTGCGACAAGTATCTCGATCGCCTAATATCAAGTATCAAAATAGCTTCACGCGTAGCTCCCTCTGTTTCGATTGAGTGAGGATGTATCGATCAGCGACATGCCAACCGTATCCGAATCCAATCTGAATCCCCCATTGTCGCGATCGAAGCGTTTGTACGCTCAATCGGTTTTCTACCCGACCTTGGCTTGGAACTACACCCTCGGCCGAATCCTTCACATCCGACGTTGGTGGGACTACATCGATTCGCATGTGATCGTTGGCGCCTACCCGTTCGCTCGTGATGTTCCTCGGTTGGCCGCCGAAGGGGTCAAGGCAGTCGTGAATACTTGCGAAGAATACCCTGGTCCGCTCTTAGCCTATGAAAGTTTCAGCATTGAACAATTTTGGATGCCGACGACCGACTTCACTCATCCGTCGCTTGAAAACGTCAGCGAAGCGGTCGAGTTCGTTGAACAACACGCCAAGCAGAACCAAACGGTTTACATTCACTGTAAAGCAGGCCGCGCCCGTAGTGCGACCGTAGCAATGTGTTGGCTGCTCAAGTACCGGAATCAATCGATCGCGGAAGCCCAACGAACGTTGCTGAAAGCCCGCCCGCATATCAATCCTCGTTTGGGCCAGCGACCGGTGGTGAAACAGTACGCCAAGCAATTGGGGCGTCGTTGACTACCTGGCATTCGTGCTTTGTGACCCCTTGATTCTAAGCTTGTGGCAAAAGAGTGGCTGGGGCGTGTTGCTCCAGTAAACCGCGGCTAGAAGCCACTGCCACGAAAGAGGCTTAGCCCCCATTTTTCATGGTGACAAAGCTCTAGCGGCCGTCCATTTCACGCGACTTTCGCTGGGCTCGTTGCTTATCGCGAA includes the following:
- a CDS encoding helix-turn-helix domain-containing protein, which gives rise to MAVRLPHFSPKQIADALQVSESSIKRWCDRGDIPTIRTLGGHRRITIEGLQQFLRDTDRVLVNPDVLGLPSLAPGRDDRIPGEQDPNQCEFRCALVAGDFEKCWKLLENRIETGVSRWQAAESLITDAMYGIGEAWGCNELDVYQERRACDLCIKLIVRLVEQIAAPSKGAPVAIGGAPEGDHYQLPTALVKLALREAGWKAINLGSNLPLDSFLQAAHDYKAELVWMSISAIQEPERFIAEENRLARLLGDHVSLFIGGQALSVSFRARLRYTVCCESLRQIVDFSTITRSSSPHERVVR
- a CDS encoding dual specificity protein phosphatase family protein, giving the protein MPTVSESNLNPPLSRSKRLYAQSVFYPTLAWNYTLGRILHIRRWWDYIDSHVIVGAYPFARDVPRLAAEGVKAVVNTCEEYPGPLLAYESFSIEQFWMPTTDFTHPSLENVSEAVEFVEQHAKQNQTVYIHCKAGRARSATVAMCWLLKYRNQSIAEAQRTLLKARPHINPRLGQRPVVKQYAKQLGRR